Genomic window (bacterium BMS3Abin02):
CGTGCTGGTCATCGTGGAATACGGGGACGTCGAGACGCTCCTTGAGGGTGTCTTCGATCAGGAAACATTCGGGCGCCTTGATGTCCTCGAGGTTGATTCCGCCGACGGTCGGTTCGAGGAGTTCACAGAAGCGGATGATGTCCTGCGGATCGAGGCTGTTGACCTCCAAGTCGAACACGTCGATGTCGGCGAACCGTTTGAAGAGAACAGCCTTGCCCTCCATGACGGGCTTGCCTGCCAACGGACCGATGTTTCCGAGACCGAGAACGGCAGTTCCGTTGCTGACGACGGCCACCAGATTGCCTTTGTTCGTGTAGTTGAAGACGTCTTCGGGTTTCTTGGCGATCTCGAGACATGGCTCGGCGACGCCGGGCGTGTAGGCGAGGCCCAGGTCGCTTTGAGTGGCCGTCGGCTTGGTTGGGCGTACTTCGATCTTTCCCGGACGACCTTTCGAGTGGTACTCGAGCGCTTCACTGAAGTGCTTACCTTCCGGCATGACAGGGCCTCCTCGCGCTTATGGCCGGAAGCCTACTGCGGGCCGGAGGCGGCCTGCTCCACCGGAGTCCATGCAGCGAACAGACGACAGGCAGAGCCACCAGGTCCGCCCCACGGTCTTGGGTCGATGTCGGGCCGCGACGGCGAGGTACAGATACGAAGTGCAAGGGTGAAGCGGGCCTCAGAGCCCGCCACGCCCACGCGATGAGGGTATGGCTGCCGATATCCGGGCGGGAGAGCGGGTTCTCGGATAGCCTGACCGGATGAGCAGCATCGACTTTCCTCGAAGGTTCCTGTGGGGGACGGCAACCGCGGCACACCAGGTCGAAGGTGGCAACTGGAACAACGACTGGTGGGCGTGGGAGCACGACCCGGCCTCACCGTGCGTCGAGCCGTCCGGTGACGCCGTCGATCACTACCACCGGTACCGCGAAGATCTGGGCCTCCTCGCAGACCTCGGATTCAACGCGTACCGGTTCTCTCTCGAATGGAGCCGGCTGGAACCCGAAGACGGCGAGGTTTCGTTGGCTGCGCTCAACCACTACCGCAGGGTCATCGAGGCGTGCCACGAAGTCGGCCTTCTACCGGTGGTCACGTTTCATCACTTCACGACTCCCCGGTGGGTTGCGGCGCGAGGGGGATGGGGTGCCCCCGACACGGCCGACCTGTTCGCCCGCTTCGCCCAGTGGGCGGCCGAGGGTCTCTCCGACCTACTCTCGATCGTCTGCACGATCAACGAGCCGAACATCGTGGCGACGATGGGCTTCCTCACAGGGGTTTTCCCTCCAGGCCTCCAGGATCCCGGCGCCCGTGAGCGTGCAAACGGCGTACTCATCGATGCCCATCACAAGGCGGCGGCTGCCATCCGCCGGGCTGCGCCTGGCTGTCGGGTGGGACTCACCCTGGCAATGTCGGAGTGGACTGCTGTCGACGGCGGAGAGGAGACTCTCGACGAGCTGAGGGGCCCGATGGAGGACGTGTTCCTCGAAGCAACGCGTGTCGACGATTTCATCGGGGTACAGACCTATTCCCGGAACCGGATTTCGCCGGCGGGCTACCTCGGGCCCGAGCCGGACGCGGAGCTGACACTCATGGGATACGAGTTCCGTCCTCAGGCGCTGGAAGCGACGATCCGAAGGGCGGCCGGAGTGACTGGACTGGCAGTATTCGTCACCGAGAATGGAGTTGCGACAACGGACGACCGGCGTCGAATCGAGTTCGTTCGGCGAGCCCTCGAGGGTGTTCACCGGTGCATCGAAGACGGGATCGAAGTGCTTGGGTACACCTACTGGAGCGCGCTCGACAACTTCGAATGGGTACTGGGTTACGGACCGACGTTCGGGCTCATCGGTGTCGACCGTGGAACGCAGCAGCGGTCTGTCAAGGCGAGCGCGCGATGGCTCGGAGGGGTTGCACGGGCAAACGCGTTGGGCTGAGCACCGATACCGCCGCTTCGCGCCGTACCATCCGGGACATGAATGCCTTTACGCTCAGTGATGAGCTGCTCGACGAACTCCTTCAACTGTCCCCGATTGCCTGCACGTATGCAGGCATCACAGGCAGAGACCACTTGTGGGATGACTTGAGTCCCGGCGGCGTGGCCCGTCGCAAGGCGCTGCTCGAACGCTACCGGGACGCATTCTCCACACTGCCGGATGGCGAAGATCGATGGGAACGGCTCGCTGCGCGAGTCGCAGCGGCGTTCATCGATGAGCAGATCGATCTGCTCGATGGGGAAGAGCATCTTCGCCATCTCAACAACATCGCCTCGCCTTTTCAGGATCTGCGGCGGGTTTTCGACATCATGGACAAGACCACCGATGAAGGGTGGGACAATGTCGTTGCGAGACTCCGGACGATCGGTACTCCGCTCTCGGGATATCGGGCCTGCCTGGAGGAGGGGATATCGAAGGGCTTGCCTGTTGCCCGGCGCCAGGTCGAAGCGGTGATCATCCAGGCCGGAATGCTGACAGGAGAGGAATCATCGTTCAGGCGGCTTGCCGACGAGCTCGCCGAATCATCTGCGGCGACATCCGATCGGGTTGCGGCACTCCGCGAGGCGGTTGACGAGGCGACGGGAGCAGTTGCGGATTTTGCGGAGTACCTCGCGGGAACCTACCTGCCGAGCTCCGCAGCCGTGGACGCCGTGGGCGAGAACCGCTACGTGCGCGCCGCCCGCCGGTATCTCGGCACGACCATCGATCCCCGCGAGGCCTACGCATGGGGCTGGACCGAGGTTCGCAGGCTCAGAGAGGAGATGATCGAGACAGCGGCAGAGGTCGACGCCGCCAGGCCTCTCGATGCCGTCATCGAGACGCTGAGAACCGACCCGACCCGCTGCGCCCAGAGCCCCGATGAGTTCGTCTCGTTCATCGAAGGCCGGCTACACGAGGCCGTCGCCGACCTCGACGGGCGTGTCTTCGACATTCCCGACCCGGTCAAGCGAGTCGATGTCAAGATCGCGCCGCCGGGCGGTGCCCTCGGCGCCTACTACCTGGAGCCGAGTGAGGATTTCTCGCGGCCGGGCAGCGTGTGGTGGTCGACGGGAGGCAAGCAAGTGCTTCCCCTGTGGGACGAGGTCACTACCGCCTATCACGAAGGATTCCCCGGTCATCATCTTCAGGTTGGCGTAGCGCTCTCCCTCGCAGGCCATCTGAGTCGTTTGCACCGCCTGCTGATCTGGTATCCAGGCTACGGAGAAGGTTGGGCCCTCTATGCGGAGCTGCTGATGCACGAACTCGGGTACCTGGACAAACCCGAGTACGTGCTCGGGATGCTGGCCGCGCAGATGCTGCGTGCTTGCCGGGTGGTGATCGATATCGGCTCCCATCTCGATCTGGCCATCGCCGACGAGGCCGTCTTTCATCCCGGCGAGCGCTGGACCTTCGAGCTGGCGGTGGAGATGCTCACCGATTTCGCCTACCTGGCTCATGACTATGCGGAGTCCGAAGTGACGAGGTATCTCGGATGGCCGGGGCAGGCGATTTCCTACAAGGTGGGGGAGCGGCTGATCCTCGACCTCCGGGATCGACTCAGGCGTCGAATGGGTGACGCGTTCGACATCAAGGACTTCCACAACCGCGTCCTGGGTTCAGGCCCTGTTGGACTCGACCTGCTGCGCCAGATCGTCCTGGAGGAAGACGGCAGCCGGTAGCCGGCAGGCCATGACCGAGGTCTTCCGGCAACCGGGAACGCCTACCTGCACGCCTTGGACAGAACCGGATACGGGTTCACAGCGTCTCCGCTGTCGGGGTGGACCTCGAAATGAACATGCGGTCGCGAACCGATCGCGTTGCCGCTGTCGCCCACATAGCCGATGATCTGACCGGCGGCGACGGCTCCGGCGGCACCGAAGTGGTCGAGATGGCTCGCGATGTAGAGCGTTCCATCGTTCGCGAGGAGGTTGACCTGGAACCCGCCGATCGACCCGGTCACCTGCCGGACGATGCCGCCGACAGGAGCCAGCACAGGTGTTCCCCTGGAAGCAAACAAGTCGTTTCCCGTGTGGAAACGACCTCCAGACCTCGGGAAGCCCCAGTCGTTGAAGAAGGTTGCTCCCGCGACGGGGCAGAGCCAGGCGCCTTCGCTCACGGTGAGCACGGTGCCCGCCGTGATCAGATTCGGGTCCTTGATTGCGTTCGTGTCCACGAGCCGATCCACCGATGTCGCGAACCGCAGGGCGATCGCGCTCAGAGTGTCTCCGCGCCGGACCGTGTAGGTCTGAGACTCGCGGACCTCCGGATCGAATGCAGCCGTGTCGGTGCCGACCTCGAGCCTGGCCCCAACGTAGATGCGGTTCGGGTCGGTGATGCCATTGGCTCTGGCCAACCGCTCGACGGTGATACCCAGTTGCTTCGCGATGCCCTCCAGCGTGTCTCCCGCCTGCACGATGTACGCTTTGTCGTTCGGGATGATCAGAACCTGGCCGACGGCGATCGAGTTTGGGTTCTCGATGTGATTGGCGTCGACGAGTGCCTGCACGGTTGTCCCGTTCCGCGCGGCGATTCTCGACAGTGAGTCTCCTGAAACCACGACATAGGTCGCCGTGGTCGCGGCCACGGCAAGCACCATGGTCGCGAGTGCGCCGACGACTCGTAGATTTCTTCTCATTGCCTCAGGTTTCGGCGGTTCCCGAGGCTCCCTTGAGGCCTGTGCCGGCTCTGAGCTGCCCGCAGGCCGCGTCGATATCCTGGCCGCGGTTCCTGCGTTTGGTGGCGTTGACACCGGCAGCCCTCAAGCGGGCGACGAACTCGTCGATGCGAGAGGAGGGAAGCATCGGTGACAATGGCGTCGGGTTGAGCGAGATCACGTTGACGTGAGCCCGCAACCTTCGGGCGATTGCGGCGAGGCCATGGGCCTGTTCGTCGCTGTCATTGACCCCTTCCATGAGGGCCCACTCGATCGAGATGCGGCGATGCTTCTTCTCGAAGTACGCCGCGGCGGCGGCCTCGACGGCGGCCAGCGGGTATCGGGAGTTGATGGGGACCAGCGAGGTCCGGAGTTCGTCGTCGGCGGCGTGGAGACTGATTGCGAGGTTGACGGGCCAGGGCTCTTCGGCGAGGCGGGTCATCCCCGGGACGATGCCCACGGTGGATACGGTGAGCGACCGGGCCGAGATTCCCATCTCGTCGATGATCCGGCGGATCGCTTCGCGAACCTGCTCGTAGTTGGCCAGAGGCTCTCCCATCCCCATGAAGACGACGTTCGTGAGCCGGCTGGGCACGTTCGGCATGCCGGAGCTTCGAAGGTGGGCTCGGGCGAACGCCACCTGGGCGACGATCTCACCGGCTTCGAGATGCCGCTCGAAGCCGAACTGGCCTGTGGCACAGAAGGTGCAGCCGAGAGCGCAGCCTGCCTGAGAGGAGATACAGACCGTCGCCCTGTCCTTGTAGCCGATCAGCACCGCTTCCAGCGCTGCACCGTCGGGTGCCCTGAACAGCCACTTGACCGTTCGCCCACCGTCGGCCGACCGTGCAACCTCCACGGTGAACGGCCACAACTCGAGGGTCGCTCTGACGTCGGTGGGCAGATTGGTCATTTCCTGCACGTCGAGGACCGGCGTCCTGTACAGCCAGCGTCGGAGTTGATCGACGCGATACGAGGGCTGGCCCGGAAGCAGGTCGCCGAGATCGTCGGGATGGGTGAGGTATGGCACCGATTCATGGTAGGGATTCGAGAACCTAGACTCGCCGCCATGCATCGGCTTCCATCATTGCGCGGGTTGTCCTGGGGGAGAGACGACGACTCGATGAGTGCCGTGGACCTGACGAGCATGTGGGTCGCCATCACGCTTGGAGTCCCCGTCGCCGTGGTTGGGTTCGAACTGATGGTCAGTCCGGCGTTGGGTGGGCTCGGCCTGTCGGCGGCGCAGCTCCTGTTGGCGCTTCCACTCGGTGTCGTCGTCGCCGTCGGTCTGCTGTGGGCGTCCGCCCGGCCGGGCGCTGCCTACGGTGAAGGCACTGTCCTCATGCTCAAACCCGCACTCGGCGTGTTCGGAAGCTGGATCTACTTTCCCGTCCATGTCGTGCTGATGGTCGTGCTGGCCGCGCTCGAGCTGCGAGTAGTGGGAGTCGTGCTCGACGCCGGCTTCACCGGCCTGGGTTTCCCCATAGGCGTCAACGTTGGAATCATCCTCTCGGCGGTTCTTGCGTTTGGTCTCGGAGCGGCCGGGAGGCCTTGGCTGCGATGGTGGGTCCGCAGAGTCGCCTTCTGGGGTGGTCTCGGCTCGGCGCTGTGGGTTGTGTGGAGGCTCGCCGCGGATGTCGACATCACCGGCATCCGCCTGCAGTCACCGTCTCCATCGTTCTGGCTCGGCGTCGACATGATTGTCGGACTCGCGGTGCTGTTCTTTCCACTCGTCGTCGATACCGCACGCTCCATGCGTGATGAGAGCGCCGCGTCCGCGAGTGTGGGAGCGGGATTCGGAGTTGCAGCATTGCTCATCCTGATGGCGGGA
Coding sequences:
- a CDS encoding muramidase-2 precursor — translated: MVLAVAATTATYVVVSGDSLSRIAARNGTTVQALVDANHIENPNSIAVGQVLIIPNDKAYIVQAGDTLEGIAKQLGITVERLARANGITDPNRIYVGARLEVGTDTAAFDPEVRESQTYTVRRGDTLSAIALRFATSVDRLVDTNAIKDPNLITAGTVLTVSEGAWLCPVAGATFFNDWGFPRSGGRFHTGNDLFASRGTPVLAPVGGIVRQVTGSIGGFQVNLLANDGTLYIASHLDHFGAAGAVAAGQIIGYVGDSGNAIGSRPHVHFEVHPDSGDAVNPYPVLSKACR
- the rlmN gene encoding putative dual-specificity RNA methyltransferase RlmN encodes the protein MHGGESRFSNPYHESVPYLTHPDDLGDLLPGQPSYRVDQLRRWLYRTPVLDVQEMTNLPTDVRATLELWPFTVEVARSADGGRTVKWLFRAPDGAALEAVLIGYKDRATVCISSQAGCALGCTFCATGQFGFERHLEAGEIVAQVAFARAHLRSSGMPNVPSRLTNVVFMGMGEPLANYEQVREAIRRIIDEMGISARSLTVSTVGIVPGMTRLAEEPWPVNLAISLHAADDELRTSLVPINSRYPLAAVEAAAAAYFEKKHRRISIEWALMEGVNDSDEQAHGLAAIARRLRAHVNVISLNPTPLSPMLPSSRIDEFVARLRAAGVNATKRRNRGQDIDAACGQLRAGTGLKGASGTAET
- a CDS encoding permease for cytosine/purines, uracil, thiamine, allantoin codes for the protein MSAVDLTSMWVAITLGVPVAVVGFELMVSPALGGLGLSAAQLLLALPLGVVVAVGLLWASARPGAAYGEGTVLMLKPALGVFGSWIYFPVHVVLMVVLAALELRVVGVVLDAGFTGLGFPIGVNVGIILSAVLAFGLGAAGRPWLRWWVRRVAFWGGLGSALWVVWRLAADVDITGIRLQSPSPSFWLGVDMIVGLAVLFFPLVVDTARSMRDESAASASVGAGFGVAALLILMAGGLAAAAAPGVVDPGLIIVKFGGPALGVVGGLVLLAWTIGSEVDQPALFLVMPTQALRSFDVRLSRSLGVTLGPLVAALVAMFTDTRDLFGVISFLISVLTPILAVFLADYFVVRRRAYLSRDLYRTRGAYRGVNVAAVPAIVLGFLAFQWASPVGAHWWVDGVLSVLPGAPLAQFGIPAVATSFLAAFLTYVALGHFTVRQAAYVSKMRI
- the bglA gene encoding beta-glucosidase A, which encodes MSSIDFPRRFLWGTATAAHQVEGGNWNNDWWAWEHDPASPCVEPSGDAVDHYHRYREDLGLLADLGFNAYRFSLEWSRLEPEDGEVSLAALNHYRRVIEACHEVGLLPVVTFHHFTTPRWVAARGGWGAPDTADLFARFAQWAAEGLSDLLSIVCTINEPNIVATMGFLTGVFPPGLQDPGARERANGVLIDAHHKAAAAIRRAAPGCRVGLTLAMSEWTAVDGGEETLDELRGPMEDVFLEATRVDDFIGVQTYSRNRISPAGYLGPEPDAELTLMGYEFRPQALEATIRRAAGVTGLAVFVTENGVATTDDRRRIEFVRRALEGVHRCIEDGIEVLGYTYWSALDNFEWVLGYGPTFGLIGVDRGTQQRSVKASARWLGGVARANALG